The nucleotide sequence TCTACTCCATGTCTAAGAGCATCACTAATGTATTCTGGTCCATTGTCACACCTTAGTTTTTGTGGTTTTCCTCTCCATTCTATTATTTGCTGGAGTGATCTAATGATTCTTTCAGATGGAAGGGAAAAATCAAATTGGACTTCTCCCAATTTACTAGGAATTGACTTATTAACTTTGGCACAGTTTATCTTGATTCAGAATACGTTCTTATTGATCCAGAGAGGTTTACCTATTGTCCTTTTCCAGATTTCAGTAAGCCAACTATAAAGGTCTTCTTCTGAATCAAATTCTTCATTTGTTATTGTATCTCTCAGAAGATCTTCGTATTCAGTTCGCGTGGCATAGGACCAATTTTCTCTTCAGCAATGCTTTGCTAGTAATTCAATATTGATAGCGTTGACATGACAGTAGGCTTCCAATATTTTTTCTAGTTTTCTTGAGTTATTCATCATTATCTTTTGTTGCAATATTTTTGATAAGTTTCTCTGTCTTAATCTAAACCATTTAAATATGGGATAGATGTGATATATTATCTCTAAAAGATACTCTCACTTCATTGGTATGTACGAGTAAGAGGATTCTTCAAGAAAGGATTTCTTTTATTCTTTTCTTTATTAGAAACATGTATAAAAACGGAATATGTAAGAGGTTATTTTGGAAAAAAAAGTAATGATAGCACTCATATTTCTAGTTCTTATCTGTTGTACAAAAGAAGTTAAAATAGTCAAAACCCCTGATGAGCTATTATTTGAAGCCATAGATAAAAATGATATATCACTTCTGAAGGAGGCCATCAATTCTGGAGCGAATGTTAATGCAACCGACCTCGAGGAAGAGGCTGTTTATAACAATGGAGATAGCGCCTTAGTATTAACTTATGGATCTACAGATTTTGAAATATCCAAATATTTGATCGAGAACGGTGCAGAGATAGATGCCAGGGATATACATGGCAACACTGTGTTGATGCATTCTGCCCTATTTGCAGACTTAGAGAGAGTGAAATATCTAGTATCCCATGGTGCAGACGTAAATGCTAGTGCCATTGACGGTACTACTCCACTCATGAATGCATCAATAGCAGATTTCGAAACGATAGACAATGATTCCATGGAAAGATTAAGTACCAAAACAGTATCCTATCTTATTCAACATGGTGCAGAAGTCAATGCCAATAAAGAGGATGGAAATACCGCTCTGATGAATGCCTCTTGGTCTGGTAACTTATACACAGTTAAAACATTAATTTCAAATGGAGCCGATGTTAATAGTAAAGATATTGAAGGGACAACTCCCTTAATGTATGCTGTTGGTAGTAACAAGTACGCCCTCCTATCTGACAGAGAAATAAAAATGATATTAAAAATTGGTGATGCCTTGATTGCCAATAGTAATGTTAGTAAAACACATCCTGCTTTAACTGAGTTCAACGAACAAATAGAAGATCTTGGAAACACTGATATTTTAGGTGTTATGGAATTAATACAGACTGTCAATTATTTGATATTGATGGGAGCAAATGTTAACGATAGAAATAACAACGGGGCAACAGCTCTCATGCAGGCAGAATTAAAGGGAAATACAGAAATTATAGAAATCCTAAAGAAAAATGGTGCACGTCAATATCCTCTTGCTTTAGATATAGCAACAGATTATCTCATCACAGGTTGCCAACGAGGAGATATCACATTAATTGAACAGGCATTGAGAAATGGTGCAGATGTTAATAGGAAAAAAAGAGATTATATTAATAACAGTGGTGATACCCCTTTAGAAATAGCAATAAATGGGGGGTATCTGGAAGTTATCAACTATCTAATTGATAATGGAGCCAATCAATTAAATGAATCCTTATTATTTGCCTCACGCAAAGGAAATCTAAATACTGTTAAATTATTAATTGCTAGAGGAGCTAATATAAATTATGAAGATGAACATGGTAAAACAGCTCTAAAAATCGCATCTGTCTATCATAAAAAGGATGTTGTTGAATATTTAGAAACTTTTCAAAAAGGAAATTAGAGGTTTGAGTGAAGTGATCCCAAATTTCGAACACATAGTAAATTGCTTTCGACCATAAATATCATAGCCTCATACTTAGATGGAGTAATCCCTATTAAATGCTTTTGTGGTCTTTCTAAGATATATTTTTTTCAGATAACATCATTTAATTGAGATTTTGCTAAATCTATTATGTATTGATTTTGGTTCTCTTGTTTTACAATTTCTACCCAAAGCTTTTTAGCTTTCTTGCAATCAAATTTTACAAGAGCATCTACAGCATGAGTTCTTACTTTTGGATTTTCATCTTTTAATAATATCTCCAAAAGCTCAAGAGCATACTCATATTTAGAATAGTCTCCAAGTTGATCAGCAATATTCATCTTTATAAATTGATTTTTATTCTTCATAGACTCGTCTTCCTGCAATACTTCACCTAGAAAAAATAAATTATCTAGCATAATAAAATTACTTAATGCTTGTATTCCAAATCCTCTATGAAACTTGTCTTTCTCTATTCTTACATATCGTTTAATGAGTGGTATAGCTTTTGGATTGTGTAGTTCTCCTAAATTGAATACAGCTCCAGAACGTACACTGCCCTCTTCGTGTTCGAGGAAAGGTGCAATTAATTCAATAGCGTTTGGTGGATTCAAATCACTAATAGCATCAAGTGCTAATTCAATTTTGTTGGTATCAGTGCTGTTTAAATATTCTTTGATGGTCGACAAATCCATATAATCCGTTCTCTTTATCTACTCAACTTTTTGATTCATTCACTGGTAAATCAACATCTCTTTCTTGATATTGTAATGGACTATTTCTTATTTTCTGTGCTAGCTCTTCAATGTAGTCTATTCCCCTACTCTTGTAGTTGCCAGTTTCTTCTTTATTCAGGTAGATATTTATTTCAAATAATCCAACGGTACCACAGGTTACAGAGAGTAGAAATCCATCATTAACCTGATAAAAAATGTAATTCCATTGAGAACGATGTAATTCAATAAGATCAGCATTTTCCCTTATTTTAAAAGTAATTATCTCGCCATCTGCATCTCGGTGGTTAAAAAGTTTATAATTATCAATCACAGCATATTCTGAATTAGATTCATCAATTAAGTGGAATCCAGTTTGGGCTTGTATTTGATTAAGTGCCTCTTCAAGACGAGGTGCATTAAGATTATATATTTCCGTTTGTCTATTACCTTTTAAATCATATGGTAACCAGGCATATGAATAGGTTATTACATCGACTACATGTTGAACAATAGTTTGTCCACAAACGGATATAGGATCAGACCAGACTATTGGCTTACTATTTTTATTGTACAATATACCCTCTCCACATATCTCTATTTCAAGAGGATATAAAAAAGGAGAAGCATCATCAGGATGAAATACGCTAAACAATTCTTCTCTGACATTTGACGAACTAATAAGGATTATCTCATCTTTTTTATTCTGACGGGTCAACTTCCTTTTATTAGGATCGTAACTTGCCCATCCGCTAATGTTTATTTGATTTGGGTATAAAAGATTTGCAGTTAAAAGGATATCAACAGCATTACATAATTTATCTATCAAGGTAAGACAATCCTCTTTTGAAAAGAATAAATCCTTGATAATTTCCCCTTCAAACCACCAATCTGCTACAGGACCATAACTACGATTAATTACCATAAGTGTTAGTATCTGCCAATAGTAATCCCAAGTCAATAACAGTAAAAATTGAAAACCAGTATAAAAAATATAGTTTTTATATAAAATGATTTATATTACTAGTTTTAAGGATAAAGAAAGTGAAAGAAGTAATAGATATGATAAAAGCTTTGAATGTAGAGGAATTGAGACAGTGGCTAATAAACGGAAATAATCCCAATAGATCTTTAGGAGATAATTACAATTTCTCAATTCTTCAATATGTATTAGATGAGCTAGATGATGACGAATTTGATAATCAAAAGGGATCTAACATTGTTAGCTTACTCATTGAATATAATGTCGATGTAAATCAGTGTTGTGGTAATAAAAATGAGTTGCCTATTTTTAAAGCCATAAAAGAGAATAATCTGGAGATTACTAAACTTTTATTAAAAGCGGGAGCCAATATTGATTTTATAGATAATATTGGAGAATCCCCATTAAGGTATGCTGTATAAAATAGTGGAAGAACTCTTAAGCTACACAGATTTTGATTTAATAAATCAGGCAGGTGGATTTTGTGATTCAACTCCCTTGGGCATCGCATTTTCTAAATTAGATCTTACACTTATTGATTTACTGCTATCAAAGGGAGCCAATATAGAAGCCATAGATATGGATGGAAAAAAAACAATTGATAGAATCCCTGAAAATATAGATGTCACTATGAAAAGTAAGATTTTCACAATAATCCGTAAGTACAGAGACTGTAAATACTACTAATATTTTTATATGTATTATTTCTTTAATAATCTATAATCAATATCCACATATCTGTTTTTATAATAATTCGGGGAAAAACGAATCTCTTTTGCATGTTTTTTTATATACTCAATACCTGTATTGTTATATCACTTTACTCCTTTATCATCTAAATATATGTTTGTATCAAATATCACGACAGTACAACACCAGAATTCACTTATACTTCAAACACTACTAATAATTTGATTAATCTCCTCCCAATCAATATGTTTATTAAACTCTATTTCATCAAAAACAAAATCTAATTTCCCAATCTCTTTTTCAGGCACTTTTCTATTATTAACAATATATATTCCTTTAATGGCTTCTTTTTTAATTTCTAACTCAACAATTTCATCCACAATAAGAGAATGCAATTTTAAAGTAATTTCCTTATCTTTTGTATTTTGAAAATATGCAATCCAGCTAATTAGTGCTGTAACCCGTACCAGTTCATCAATATCGTTCTTCCATATGTTTTCTAGCTCAGTAATTATATATTTCCGTTCCCAATATGTGCTAAGAACCATAATTGCAGCCCTTCTAACTTCTGAATCTGTATGTTTTAAAAACCTTCTAACAACACTTTCGAATTCATACAACTCATTTTTACCTATATCAATTAAAGCATCATACATTTCAAATGTATCATCTGAGTTTATTTTCTTTCTTATGGATTCTATATCATACATAAGCTTATTTTCCTATTCGAGTTTTCCGAGAGTACAACGCCTGATATTTCTTTCTCGTTAAATCCTTTAATCCTGTTGTCATATAGAAGTTCTAGTAGTTTTGGTGATACGATAATTTGGTTAGGAATTTTATAGAGTTTATTTGAATGTGAAATCTTATTATAGAAAGCTATGTCATTCTCAAATATAGACCTAGCGGTGTTCTCTGAAACAAAATATCTACCATCACTAACGACAAAAAATATTTCATCTGATTTAGAAATTATATTTAGTTGTGATATTTTAGAAACACTGACAGGTTCTTCTACAGTAGTGTTAATTATCCATTTATAAAAGATGTTGCCTTCTCTCCCTAAAATCTCTTCAAATACAAATTTATTATTAAAATTAGTAAGGATATCTCTTAGAGACTTTGTAACAATGATATGTTCTGTATCTAAATCTTTAAGTATTTGTCGTTTTTTCATAGAACCCTCATTAACGACATTATCTTTTATTATTCCATAATTCGAGGGGATTCCAGGAAAGTAACCAGGATATTTGCCGATTTCATCTTTGTGAATCCTAATTTGATAGCTTAGTTGCCACTGAAGTTTTATTCTTTTCAAATAATGGCAAGCATTTATAATGTCTTTTTTTTGTTTAAATAAAAAGAACCAAGTTTCTTTAATTCTAAATATTGAAAAGTGTTCTGCAAATTCTTCTGCATCAATTCTGAGATGTGGTGTCTTAAATAAATCGATTTGAATCTTATAGTATATTTTCATTTTTTTCGCTAAGGATTACGGTTAGCCTATTCAAATTGACTCCCTTTGTCTTTTCTTTAATTAGTATATCAATAAATCTATTAGATATGATTAACCTAGGTTTTACCTTAAAGCACCTATCCTTATGTCTTATTGTTGAATAAAAAGCAATGCCATGATTTGTGATCTCTTTAGATGCATCTTCTTTAAGAAAATATCTTCCATCACTTGCCACTAAATGATAATTTGCTAATGCCGTTGGATTGCTTAACTTTTGTATTATTGGTATGTCAACTGGTGCCGTTAAGTATTTTTTTATCTCAGCAGTAAAGTAAATATTGCCCTTTTCATCGATTATTTGTTCATAGGCAATATTTTTTAAGTGTGCTTGAAATAGCTCTTTTGTTCTTGAGCTTAAAATGAGTTTGCCACTTGTCAAATCAATAAAAATATCTTTTTTTTGAATTATCCTTGAGTCTACTTGATTGCTAAGTAAAACATGATAATTTGAAAAGAATCCCGGGAAATAAGCTGGATATTCTGTTATCTCTTTATTAGATATGGATAGTCTATAATAAAAATCCCAGTTAAAATCTTGTTTCTTTAGGAAATCGATGGCATGATTTAATTCTGATCTATTATCAAATTGAAAAAACCATGAAATATCATTTCTATTTTTCTTAAAACGCTCTGCGAACTCAAGGGCATTTCTTTGTAATTCTTCTTCATCGGGAAAATCTATGTCAATGTGATAGTTCTTAATCATATTCCTTTATTTAACTCTTTAAACGAATCTCTGCTGTTGGCATGTCTTAATAACTTCCAAAACCCATCATAATTATTATAGCCATCTATTCTATAATCAAAGGATTATTTTTATTTAATATTGGCAAGAATCTATCAGTATTATTTAAACCTTTTATATTGTTATTGATGAGTGATTTTACTATTTTTCTCGACATAATTAGATAGGGAGGAACATCATAAGATACATCTTGATACCTCATTGAATGGCACATAACAATTCCAGCATTTTCAATTTCTTGTTCTAGTGCGCCATGAATATAATATCTTCCATCACTAACAATAAAATAAAGGTTATCACTACTATTTATTAGGTTAATTTCTGAAGCCTTGACAACATTTATGGGACTACTTAGTGCTATAACATTTTCTAGAAAATAGAATAGCTTTGACTTATCACTTTCAACAGGGATAAATTTTAATCCTTCAACTATGTTCTCTAATACTTTTTGGGTCTTTTCACTTAATATAATTCTATTGGAATCTAAGTCATTAATGATATCATAATTTCTTACTCTTCTTTCTAAGACAATACTATTCTTTAATATTTTATAATCTGAATAAATCCCAGGGAAATAGGCAGAATAGTCATCTATTTCATCATTACTTAGCTCAAATTCGTAGATAATCTCCCAATCAAAAGATTGTGATTCTAAAAAGGTTTTTGCTTTCAATAATTCTTTCTTATCAGATATCTTGAAGAACCAAGTCTTTTCGATTCGGCTACTACTAAACTGAATTGCAAATTGATTGGCATCTTCCATATATTGGTTATTATCCAAAGGATCTATTTCAATTCTATAATTTACTTTCATAAAGCTTGATTTGAGGAGAGTTCACTCCTTTTTTCCTCAGATGATGTATTATAACTGAATTGCCTAATCATTTTTTCCTTCTCTCGAGTTATCTATTCCAAGAGTCAGACCTAAACATTTACTATAGTAATTTTACTATAATTTAGAAAGCTTGTACTACACGGACTTGTTACTTTCTGATGATATTTTCTTTCTATTAAAGGTATATTTGAGAATTAATAAGGTTCACCATTGTTTAGCTGAATTTGTTAACAGTAAAGGACATTGTAGAAGGATCATTAAGCGAAAACTCAAAACCGGTTACACCTTTAGACCCTATTTGAGAGCGTAAAAATAGTTATCTGTATTTTAAGAAGATATTAAAAGTTCATGGTCTTTAGTACTTTTTCTCACAACCAGAGATACACAAGGACATGAGCTCAAGTTCAGACTAGAAATTAAGAGAAGGGTAAATTATTTACCCTTCTAACGTTAAGGCAATTGCGACTTAGTCAGGGAACTCATCATGAACAAATGAACTTACATCAAAACTTAGTTGATTCGCTAGATAGGTTCCATTACCTCTGACAATTTGTAGAGAATAAGAAAGTGCCCAAATAGCTGCTGATTTCTGTGGTGGTGTTACCAATTGTTTATTAACAGTATCTTCTCTAAATTCTTCAGTACTATCTGTTGTCTCCCAACCTAATTCAGTGGATATTTCAGCAGAAACTTCTCCGCCCAAACATGCAACTCCACTTGAGTAAGAAACCTTAATTCCAGTATGAACATAAAATGAACTACTCGTTGATTCAGATATACCTGTAGTAATACTTCTACTTACTACTTGATCTACTGATGTCATATTGTAATCATATAATTCTCTTTTGTACGAAATCTGTCGTTCTACTTGATAAAATGGTGAATTATTAACTTTCCAGGATAAACTATAAGCATCATCGTTTATTGCGGTAAAAGGAACAGATATTATTCTATCAATAGTCTTGCCAGCATATTCTGGAGGCATAAAGTGTCCAGAAAGTTTTGGAACTTCTGGTACTGAAGATACTTCAACAGGAAATTGTAAATATAAGCAGTTTAATTCTGGAGCATCTGTTGGCTTACTATATTTATTATTTCCAACAAATGTATTTGGAGCAAACACTCCTTTTTCAGAATCTAGGGTCTCACTATTTGCTTGAATTTGAAATGAAGTAAAATCACTCTTTGCACCAGAACCATGATCTGCCCATATTTCATTACCTATTCTTCCCCTGTCTGTTAAATCCTTTCTTACACACATAATGTCATTCAGAGAAGGAATATTATATCCACGAACAAAGACATCCCCTAGACTTACATATCCAGTAGGAGCTTTAGGTCGCCAGCAGGACCCATCCATATGTGCACCAGAACCATGATCTGCCCAAATCAAATCATATCCTATAGGTCTTTTTATTGCATCCTCACATCCAGGTGCAGCTTTAATACAAATACTCGCTCTTTTACCATTTATATTATCGTAATTCGATGTACCAATGCTTCCTAATGGATAAAAACCAGATGGGGCTATTGGATGCCAAAATGCTCCATCACTATGAGCCCCACTTCCACTGTCATTATATCTTAGTTCAAAATAATCTGTGAATGTAAGAATTAGGTCGCCAAACTGTTTTTCTTTTTTCATTATCTAATCTCCTATTAAGACTGTATAAGTTTATAGCTGGCCAACTAATAAGCTTTATCATAATAGACACATGAATCATATTTAATGTTCAGAAGAAAGGAACGAGATACTATTAAATAAATATACTAATTATGTACGTTAATAATCTGTGATTATAGATAGAATTTTAAAATCTTAGCCATAACAATGAAAAGAAAGTTTTTTAAGTATGAATAGGCTTTCTTATTTCATTCTATATAGTAATTTATAGTTGGAAATCCTTACCTAGCTTAAATCAATTAGACTTGAAAGCAACCTTATAAAAGTTTCTTGAATTAAAGCTTTTATTTCTTGACTACTCTCTTTTAAATATCAGGCGCATCAGGGAACCACATAATATTATCACCAGCATCAACATGAGATTCACCCGGATCCACAACAGCTCCTTTGGTGATTTTCTCTTTGGTCTTGTATTTACAATGTGGACAGTGGACAGTCTTCATAAAGATCTTACCCCCAGTTTGCATGTAATACTTGATAAGATCCTTTTTAATTTTTAAAGCTTTGTTACAATAAGGACATAATCTCTGAAGACCTATTTGAATAGGGATAAGGATAGGGAATATTAAGAAAACAAAAAGTGGAAAAAGATGATGTTCCCCTACAAACGCTATGATATCACCAGTAGTACTGGTTATTGCACCCATAAGTAAAACACTTAATCCTAAGGCAAAGGCTATACCTACTAGAATGGAAATGACAATAAGGGAAAGTTTCATCTTTGTGAGATAATCTGATATTTTTCCAAGTAAAGTTTTCTTTAAAGCTATCTTTTTACTATTCATCATTACTCATATTCTATCATGTTACATGATAATTACACAGAAGATTCCCTATTCCTTCGTATATCCGAAGAAATACCCCCTGCTTATCTAAATAGGGGGTATTCATTTAGGACTAATGAATTAGCGTTTCTTAATTTGTTTAATGTACTTGGCTAATTGTTTGCCTTTTGCTTTTTTGTCTAAGTTTGCCTTGGCTGATACTTTACTATCAAGATACTTGAGTTCTTTTTTCATATCCAGATAATTTTGATAACGCCTGTAATCCAATTCGCCATCAGCTAAAGCTTGTTGAACAGCACATCCTGGTTCTCCACTATGGGAACAATCAGTAAATCGACAATCTTCACTGATAGATCTAATGTCTTCAAAGGAATCACCTAAAGAATCTTCAGAACCCCATAATTGTAATTCCTTTAATCCTGGAGTATCGATGAGCAGTCCTCCATTTTTCATAAGAAGTAATTCCTTATGGGTAGTAGTATGCTTCCCCTTTTGATCACTTTCTCTAATACCCCCGGTTCTCATTAATTCTTCTCCATAGAGAGCATTAATTAAGGTCGACTTCCCTACTCCAGAAAAGCCTGTGAACATCAGAGTCATCCCTGGTCTGATATAATTTTTTAGTTCCTCGATGCCTTCTCCTGTAACAGTACTTGTTAGGT is from Spirochaeta cellobiosiphila DSM 17781 and encodes:
- a CDS encoding ankyrin repeat domain-containing protein, with product MKEVIDMIKALNVEELRQWLINGNNPNRSLGDNYNFSILQYVLDELDDDEFDNQKGSNIVSLLIEYNVDVNQCCGNKNELPIFKAIKENNLEITKLLLKAGANIDFIDNIGESPLRYAV
- a CDS encoding HEAT repeat domain-containing protein gives rise to the protein MYDIESIRKKINSDDTFEMYDALIDIGKNELYEFESVVRRFLKHTDSEVRRAAIMVLSTYWERKYIITELENIWKNDIDELVRVTALISWIAYFQNTKDKEITLKLHSLIVDEIVELEIKKEAIKGIYIVNNRKVPEKEIGKLDFVFDEIEFNKHIDWEEINQIISSV
- a CDS encoding Vps62-related protein; amino-acid sequence: MKKEKQFGDLILTFTDYFELRYNDSGSGAHSDGAFWHPIAPSGFYPLGSIGTSNYDNINGKRASICIKAAPGCEDAIKRPIGYDLIWADHGSGAHMDGSCWRPKAPTGYVSLGDVFVRGYNIPSLNDIMCVRKDLTDRGRIGNEIWADHGSGAKSDFTSFQIQANSETLDSEKGVFAPNTFVGNNKYSKPTDAPELNCLYLQFPVEVSSVPEVPKLSGHFMPPEYAGKTIDRIISVPFTAINDDAYSLSWKVNNSPFYQVERQISYKRELYDYNMTSVDQVVSRSITTGISESTSSSFYVHTGIKVSYSSGVACLGGEVSAEISTELGWETTDSTEEFREDTVNKQLVTPPQKSAAIWALSYSLQIVRGNGTYLANQLSFDVSSFVHDEFPD
- the rsgA gene encoding ribosome small subunit-dependent GTPase A; its protein translation is MNLDKWGWNRYFKEKFALNVYEGIVPGRIIKESKHIYQVVTETGSYKGQVSGHFMYTAVNSSDYPTVGDWVAVEIKDDTAVINKLIERRSSFSRKQAGIEASEQIIAANVDMIFLVFSLEGGRNYSSGAVERFLTRAWDSGATPVIILNKSDLCSDSEDFVYQTEALAPGVYIHLTSTVTGEGIEELKNYIRPGMTLMFTGFSGVGKSTLINALYGEELMRTGGIRESDQKGKHTTTHKELLLMKNGGLLIDTPGLKELQLWGSEDSLGDSFEDIRSISEDCRFTDCSHSGEPGCAVQQALADGELDYRRYQNYLDMKKELKYLDSKVSAKANLDKKAKGKQLAKYIKQIKKR
- a CDS encoding ankyrin repeat domain-containing protein; its protein translation is MEKKVMIALIFLVLICCTKEVKIVKTPDELLFEAIDKNDISLLKEAINSGANVNATDLEEEAVYNNGDSALVLTYGSTDFEISKYLIENGAEIDARDIHGNTVLMHSALFADLERVKYLVSHGADVNASAIDGTTPLMNASIADFETIDNDSMERLSTKTVSYLIQHGAEVNANKEDGNTALMNASWSGNLYTVKTLISNGADVNSKDIEGTTPLMYAVGSNKYALLSDREIKMILKIGDALIANSNVSKTHPALTEFNEQIEDLGNTDILGVMELIQTVNYLILMGANVNDRNNNGATALMQAELKGNTEIIEILKKNGARQYPLALDIATDYLITGCQRGDITLIEQALRNGADVNRKKRDYINNSGDTPLEIAINGGYLEVINYLIDNGANQLNESLLFASRKGNLNTVKLLIARGANINYEDEHGKTALKIASVYHKKDVVEYLETFQKGN
- a CDS encoding HEAT repeat domain-containing protein; the protein is MDLSTIKEYLNSTDTNKIELALDAISDLNPPNAIELIAPFLEHEEGSVRSGAVFNLGELHNPKAIPLIKRYVRIEKDKFHRGFGIQALSNFIMLDNLFFLGEVLQEDESMKNKNQFIKMNIADQLGDYSKYEYALELLEILLKDENPKVRTHAVDALVKFDCKKAKKLWVEIVKQENQNQYIIDLAKSQLNDVI